In one Stenotrophomonas maltophilia genomic region, the following are encoded:
- a CDS encoding acyl-CoA thioesterase, with the protein MSTELKTHQLSMTVLMSPEMANFSGKVHGGAILRLLDQVAYACASRYAGSYVVTLSVDQVMFRQPIAVGELVTFLASVNYTGTSSMEIGIKVVAEDILKRSVRHANSCFFTMVAVDEEGRPTPVPPLQPASSDEKRRQAAALIRRQLRQEMEQRHLELLASNPPSPEE; encoded by the coding sequence ATGTCGACCGAACTCAAAACCCACCAGCTGTCCATGACCGTGCTGATGTCGCCGGAGATGGCCAACTTCTCCGGCAAGGTCCACGGCGGCGCAATCCTGCGCCTGCTCGACCAGGTTGCCTACGCCTGTGCCAGCCGCTACGCCGGCAGCTACGTGGTCACCCTGTCGGTGGACCAGGTGATGTTCCGCCAACCGATCGCGGTGGGCGAACTGGTGACGTTCCTGGCCTCGGTGAACTACACCGGCACCTCGTCGATGGAGATCGGCATCAAGGTGGTGGCCGAGGACATCCTCAAGCGCAGCGTGCGCCACGCCAACAGCTGTTTCTTCACCATGGTGGCGGTGGACGAAGAGGGGCGGCCAACGCCTGTCCCCCCGCTGCAGCCCGCCAGTTCGGACGAAAAGCGCCGGCAGGCCGCCGCGCTGATCCGGCGCCAGCTGCGGCAGGAAATGGAGCAACGGCACCTGGAACTGCTGGCGTCCAATCCGCCTTCGCCTGAAGAATGA
- the ppc gene encoding phosphoenolpyruvate carboxylase: MNEYRSSIEFASPDLPLRDDVRRLGALVGDLLVEQVSATFLDDVEDVRTRAIARRENQAPLSELADGLAGRTPQQAETMVRAFSTYFQVVNIAERVHRIRRRRDYQRAGTAAPQPDGLQDALQHLKAQGVTLDELAQWLPRIDIEPVFTAHPTEAVRRALLEKEQLMVASLVDNLDGQRTPGEAAADAARFRMALTASWQTTDSSPVRPTVDDEREHVGFYLVQVLYRVIPVLYESLQQALRDTYGEELALPRLLRFGTWVGGDMDGNPNVDARTIRSTLDAQRQAVLGRYQKELLQLASLLSQSTERVGVSDALQARVSHYQQLLPKVQSRPRHADMPYRLLNDRMRARLQATLDDAEGAYAGPDELIDDLQLILDSLRANRGEHAGGFAVQRLLWRVKTFGFHLARLDVRQESSVHARALAAVLGGEAAWEGLDPLARAGLLGPHASGEQPLPVGDDEGNQRLDAVFAALADARARHGSEALGSYIISMAHDRSDVLAVLALARRGGLADEDGAVPLDIAPLFETVDDLKRGTATLRDLLADPVYRAHLRARGDVQMVMLGYSDSSKDGGIAASRWGLQRAQVELLDVAAEAGIRLTFFHGRGGSISRGGGKTTHAVDASPRGSIDGRLRVTEQGEVIHRKYGIRALALRSLEQATGAVLRASLRPRAAEPREEGWRPVMDVVAAASSEVYRAFVGQAGFMDYFRTATPIDVIERMTLGSRPSRRLGQDAALGNLRAIPWVFAWSQARAVIPGWYGVGSGLQAAVDAGHEPVLRDMARDWPFFRTFLDDIAMVLSKGDITIAEQFSRLSGDLHGRFFPQIQHELALTRRWLLALMDQQTLLEHDARLALSIRLRNPYVDPISVLQVDLLQRWRTSGREDEELLRALVACVNGVSQGVQNTG, encoded by the coding sequence ATGAACGAGTACCGCAGCAGCATCGAGTTTGCTTCTCCCGATCTTCCGCTCCGCGATGACGTGCGCCGGCTCGGCGCGCTGGTCGGCGACCTGCTGGTCGAGCAGGTTTCGGCAACCTTCCTCGACGATGTCGAGGATGTGCGCACGCGGGCCATCGCCCGCCGCGAAAACCAGGCGCCGCTGTCGGAGCTGGCCGATGGCCTGGCCGGTCGTACGCCGCAGCAGGCCGAGACGATGGTGCGGGCATTCAGCACCTACTTCCAGGTGGTCAACATTGCCGAGCGCGTGCACCGCATCCGCCGCCGCCGCGACTACCAGCGCGCCGGTACTGCCGCGCCGCAGCCGGATGGCCTGCAGGATGCGCTGCAGCACCTGAAGGCGCAGGGCGTGACGCTGGATGAGTTGGCGCAGTGGCTGCCGCGCATCGATATCGAACCGGTGTTCACTGCGCATCCGACCGAAGCCGTGCGCCGCGCACTGCTGGAGAAAGAGCAGCTGATGGTGGCCAGCCTGGTCGACAACCTCGACGGCCAGCGCACGCCGGGCGAGGCGGCAGCGGATGCTGCACGCTTCCGCATGGCGCTGACCGCTTCCTGGCAGACCACCGACTCCTCGCCGGTGCGGCCGACGGTCGATGACGAGCGCGAGCATGTCGGCTTCTATCTGGTGCAGGTGCTGTACCGGGTGATACCCGTGCTGTACGAATCCCTGCAGCAGGCGCTGCGTGATACCTATGGCGAAGAACTGGCGCTGCCGCGCCTGCTGCGTTTCGGCACATGGGTGGGCGGCGACATGGACGGCAACCCGAACGTGGACGCCCGCACCATCCGCAGCACGCTCGATGCCCAGCGACAGGCAGTGCTGGGGCGCTACCAGAAGGAACTGCTGCAGCTGGCCAGCCTGCTCAGCCAGTCCACCGAGCGGGTGGGCGTGAGCGATGCGCTGCAGGCGCGCGTGTCGCACTACCAGCAGCTGTTGCCGAAGGTGCAGTCGCGCCCGCGGCACGCCGACATGCCGTACCGGCTGCTCAACGACCGCATGCGTGCGCGCCTGCAGGCCACCCTGGACGATGCAGAGGGAGCCTATGCAGGCCCGGACGAGCTGATCGACGATCTGCAGCTGATCCTCGACAGCCTGCGTGCCAACCGTGGCGAGCATGCCGGCGGATTCGCCGTGCAGCGACTGTTGTGGCGGGTGAAGACGTTCGGCTTCCATCTGGCGCGGCTGGACGTGCGGCAGGAATCGAGCGTGCATGCGCGCGCGCTGGCGGCGGTGCTGGGCGGCGAAGCGGCCTGGGAAGGATTGGATCCATTGGCCCGCGCAGGCCTGCTCGGCCCACACGCCAGCGGCGAGCAGCCGCTGCCGGTGGGTGACGACGAGGGCAACCAGCGACTGGATGCGGTGTTCGCGGCGCTGGCCGACGCGCGCGCGCGGCATGGCAGCGAGGCGCTGGGCAGCTACATCATCTCGATGGCACATGATCGCAGCGATGTGCTGGCCGTGCTTGCGCTGGCGCGCCGTGGCGGATTGGCTGACGAGGACGGCGCGGTGCCGCTGGACATCGCACCGCTGTTCGAGACGGTGGACGATCTCAAGCGCGGTACCGCGACGCTGCGCGACCTGCTGGCCGATCCGGTCTATCGCGCTCATCTGCGGGCACGCGGTGATGTGCAGATGGTGATGCTGGGTTACTCCGACAGCAGCAAGGACGGCGGCATCGCCGCCTCGCGCTGGGGCCTGCAGCGTGCGCAGGTGGAACTGCTGGACGTGGCGGCGGAGGCCGGCATCCGCCTGACCTTCTTCCACGGCCGTGGTGGTTCGATCAGCCGGGGCGGTGGCAAGACCACGCACGCGGTGGACGCGTCGCCACGTGGCAGCATCGATGGTCGCCTGCGCGTGACCGAGCAGGGCGAGGTGATCCACCGCAAGTACGGCATCCGCGCGCTGGCGCTGCGATCGCTCGAGCAGGCCACCGGTGCGGTGCTGCGGGCCAGTCTGCGTCCGCGTGCCGCGGAACCTCGCGAGGAGGGCTGGCGACCGGTGATGGACGTGGTCGCCGCCGCCAGCAGCGAGGTCTATCGCGCCTTCGTCGGCCAGGCCGGTTTCATGGATTACTTCCGAACGGCGACGCCGATCGATGTGATCGAGCGGATGACGCTGGGTTCACGGCCGTCGCGTCGTCTCGGCCAGGATGCGGCACTGGGCAACCTGCGTGCGATCCCGTGGGTATTCGCCTGGAGCCAGGCCCGCGCGGTGATTCCCGGCTGGTATGGCGTGGGCAGCGGCCTGCAGGCGGCGGTGGATGCCGGCCATGAACCTGTCCTGCGCGACATGGCGCGCGACTGGCCGTTCTTCCGCACCTTCCTGGACGACATCGCAATGGTGCTGTCCAAGGGCGATATCACCATCGCCGAACAGTTCTCGCGTCTCTCCGGTGACCTGCACGGGCGCTTTTTCCCGCAGATCCAGCACGAACTGGCGCTGACCCGCCGCTGGCTGCTGGCACTGATGGACCAGCAGACCTTGCTGGAGCACGATGCGCGACTGGCGCTGTCGATCCGCCTGCGCAATCCCTATGTCGATCCGATCAGCGTGCTGCAGGTGGACCTGCTGCAGCGCTGGCGCACAAGCGGGCGGGAGGACGAAGAACTGCTGCGCGCGCTGGTGGCCTGCGTGAATGGTGTTTCGCAGGGCGTGCAGAATACCGGGTGA
- the metF gene encoding methylenetetrahydrofolate reductase [NAD(P)H], with protein sequence MTAISFEFYPPKTDEQRSQLDRAAAKLKDYAPEYVSCTFGAGGSTLSYTSETVRHLNQHHGFEAAPHLSCVGGTRQEIRELLKLYRAIGCRRLVALRGDLPSGMGFPGDLRYAAELIAFIRAEHGNAFRIEVGAYPETHPQASDALADLKHFKAKIDAGADAAITQYFFNPDAYFHFVDEVRRLGVDVPITPGIMPIANFSQLRRFSEQCGAEIPRWIGRKMQAYGDDAASVRAFGAEVVAKLCQRLIEGGAPGLHFYTLNLAKPTTAVLKLLRG encoded by the coding sequence ATGACCGCCATCAGCTTCGAGTTCTATCCGCCCAAGACCGACGAACAGCGCAGCCAGCTCGACCGTGCCGCGGCGAAGCTGAAGGACTACGCGCCCGAGTACGTGTCCTGTACGTTCGGCGCCGGTGGCTCGACCCTGAGCTACACCTCAGAGACCGTGCGCCATCTCAACCAGCACCACGGCTTCGAGGCGGCGCCTCATCTCTCCTGTGTCGGCGGCACCCGCCAGGAAATCCGCGAGCTGCTCAAGCTGTACCGCGCCATCGGCTGCCGCCGGCTGGTCGCACTGCGGGGTGACCTGCCCTCGGGCATGGGCTTTCCTGGCGACCTGCGCTACGCCGCCGAACTGATCGCCTTCATCCGTGCCGAACATGGCAATGCCTTCCGCATCGAGGTCGGTGCCTACCCCGAAACACATCCGCAGGCCTCCGATGCCCTGGCCGACCTGAAGCACTTCAAGGCCAAGATCGATGCCGGCGCCGACGCGGCGATCACCCAGTACTTCTTCAACCCCGACGCCTACTTCCACTTCGTGGATGAAGTGCGCCGGCTTGGCGTGGACGTGCCGATCACGCCCGGCATCATGCCGATCGCCAACTTCAGCCAGCTGCGCCGCTTCTCCGAGCAATGCGGTGCCGAGATCCCGCGCTGGATCGGCCGCAAGATGCAGGCCTACGGCGATGACGCGGCATCGGTGCGTGCATTCGGCGCCGAAGTGGTGGCCAAGCTGTGCCAGCGCCTGATCGAAGGCGGCGCGCCGGGCCTGCACTTCTACACACTGAACCTGGCCAAGCCGACAACGGCCGTGTTGAAACTGCTGCGGGGCTGA
- the ahcY gene encoding adenosylhomocysteinase, which produces MNAVAKTFSTEGDYKIRDITLADWGRKELDIAEHEMPGLMSIRRKYQAELPLKGVRVTGSLHMTIQTAVLIETLKDIGADVRWASCNIFSTQDHAAAAIAATGTPVFAWKGETLEEYWDCTLDALTFTLADGTLTGPELVVDDGGDVTLLIHKGYELENGSDWVNTASSSHEEQVIKNLLKRVAKERPGYWGRVVKDWKGVSEETTTGVHRLYQLAQAGTLLIPAINVNDSVTKSKFDNLYGCRESLADGLKRAMDVMLAGKLAVVCGYGDVGKGCAASLRAYGARVVVTEIDPICALQAAMEGYEVNTIESTLGRADLYVTTTGNKDIIRIEHLSAMKDQAIVCNIGHFDNEIQVDALVSYPGIKHVNIKPQVDKYVFPNGNAIFLLAEGRLVNLGCATGHPSFVMSNSFANQTLAQIDLWANKDSYEKKVYLLPKKLDEEVARLHLEKIGVKLTTLTQEQADYIGVPVEGPFKPDHYRY; this is translated from the coding sequence ATGAACGCTGTTGCCAAGACCTTCTCCACCGAAGGCGATTACAAGATCCGCGACATCACCCTGGCCGACTGGGGCCGCAAGGAACTGGACATCGCCGAGCATGAAATGCCGGGCCTGATGTCGATCCGCCGCAAGTACCAGGCCGAGCTGCCGCTGAAGGGCGTGCGCGTGACCGGCTCGCTGCACATGACCATCCAGACCGCGGTGCTGATCGAAACGCTGAAGGACATCGGCGCCGACGTGCGCTGGGCCTCGTGCAACATCTTCTCGACCCAGGACCATGCGGCTGCGGCCATCGCCGCCACCGGCACCCCGGTGTTCGCCTGGAAGGGCGAGACCCTGGAAGAGTACTGGGACTGCACCCTGGACGCGCTCACCTTCACCCTGGCCGACGGCACCCTGACCGGTCCGGAGCTGGTGGTCGATGACGGTGGCGACGTCACCCTGCTGATCCACAAGGGCTACGAGCTGGAAAACGGCAGTGACTGGGTCAACACCGCCTCCTCCTCGCACGAGGAACAGGTCATCAAGAACCTGCTCAAGCGCGTGGCCAAGGAGCGCCCGGGTTACTGGGGCCGCGTGGTCAAGGACTGGAAGGGCGTCTCCGAAGAGACCACCACCGGCGTGCACCGCCTGTACCAGCTGGCCCAGGCCGGCACCCTGCTGATTCCGGCGATCAACGTCAACGATTCGGTCACCAAGAGCAAGTTCGACAACCTGTACGGCTGCCGCGAGTCGCTGGCCGATGGCCTGAAGCGTGCCATGGACGTGATGCTGGCCGGCAAGCTGGCCGTGGTCTGCGGTTACGGTGACGTCGGCAAGGGCTGCGCCGCCTCGCTGCGTGCCTACGGCGCACGCGTGGTCGTGACCGAAATCGATCCGATCTGCGCCCTGCAGGCAGCGATGGAAGGCTATGAAGTCAACACCATCGAATCGACCCTGGGCCGTGCCGACCTGTACGTCACCACCACCGGCAACAAGGACATCATCCGCATCGAGCACCTGAGCGCGATGAAGGACCAGGCGATCGTCTGCAACATCGGCCACTTCGACAACGAGATCCAGGTCGATGCGCTGGTGTCCTACCCGGGCATCAAGCACGTGAACATCAAGCCGCAGGTCGACAAGTACGTCTTCCCGAACGGCAATGCGATCTTCCTGCTGGCCGAGGGCCGCCTGGTGAACCTGGGCTGTGCCACCGGCCACCCGAGCTTCGTGATGTCCAACAGCTTCGCCAACCAGACCCTGGCACAGATCGACCTGTGGGCGAACAAGGACAGCTACGAGAAGAAGGTCTACCTGCTGCCGAAGAAGCTGGACGAGGAAGTGGCACGCCTGCACCTGGAGAAGATCGGCGTGAAGCTGACCACCCTGACCCAGGAACAGGCCGACTACATCGGCGTGCCGGTGGAAGGCCCGTTCAAGCCGGACCACTACCGCTACTGA
- a CDS encoding DUF4124 domain-containing protein, with the protein MRSISLLLLPLLLSAAPGVAHGQASRLNRCTDAQGQSVYTDRPCDSIGARSRLPPPAPAGNHLPQDSLGARCPRRLSELVQALRTGITGNDVNRLSSLYLWGAVSDAGAQRILGQLESLARRPLVDVVPVYPQQAQALLQDEDPALAGSATEPSTSRHPVGLRLEQTLPGSATRAATVLGLRRQYGCFWITL; encoded by the coding sequence ATGAGATCCATTTCACTCCTGCTGCTGCCGCTGCTGCTGTCCGCTGCGCCCGGCGTTGCCCACGGCCAGGCCTCGCGCCTGAACCGCTGCACCGATGCACAAGGCCAGAGCGTCTACACCGACCGGCCCTGCGACAGCATCGGCGCGCGATCACGGCTGCCACCTCCCGCTCCTGCCGGCAACCACCTGCCGCAGGACTCGCTGGGGGCGCGCTGCCCGCGCCGCCTGAGCGAGCTGGTACAGGCCCTGCGCACCGGCATCACCGGCAACGACGTGAACCGCTTGTCCTCACTCTATCTCTGGGGGGCGGTGTCCGACGCGGGCGCGCAGCGCATCCTCGGCCAGCTGGAGTCGCTGGCGCGGCGGCCACTGGTGGACGTCGTGCCGGTCTATCCGCAGCAGGCACAGGCCCTTCTCCAGGACGAGGATCCTGCACTGGCCGGATCCGCGACCGAGCCCTCCACGTCGCGCCATCCCGTAGGCCTGCGGCTTGAGCAGACGCTGCCTGGCAGCGCCACCCGCGCCGCGACGGTGCTGGGACTGCGACGTCAGTACGGCTGTTTCTGGATCACATTGTGA
- a CDS encoding DUF3228 family protein — translation MSIVLTDFARPRLFPRVPRGNTIQDCTAEQFEAYLNAHAPLKVLDGYAPFCKLFVYENWTSTRCLTVPVTDANRHLLRSGYEARNRDELPVLVRWFEGVESPRANYLVVILYSAEQLAKEGSPIDADWGIVGCIYTAEPEEVPMAPITMMRNALGVEEGGSGVPLDREAYQRSVAFWENNANWRP, via the coding sequence ATGTCCATCGTCCTTACCGATTTCGCCCGTCCCCGCCTGTTCCCGCGCGTGCCGCGCGGCAACACCATCCAGGACTGCACTGCCGAGCAGTTCGAGGCGTATCTCAACGCACACGCACCGCTGAAGGTGCTCGACGGCTACGCGCCGTTCTGCAAGCTGTTCGTCTACGAGAACTGGACCAGCACGCGCTGCCTGACCGTGCCGGTCACCGATGCCAACCGCCACCTGCTGCGCAGCGGCTACGAAGCGCGCAACCGCGATGAGCTCCCGGTGCTGGTGCGTTGGTTCGAAGGCGTCGAATCGCCGCGTGCGAACTACCTGGTGGTGATCCTGTACAGCGCCGAGCAGCTGGCCAAAGAGGGCTCACCGATCGATGCGGACTGGGGCATCGTCGGCTGCATCTACACTGCCGAACCGGAGGAGGTGCCGATGGCGCCGATCACGATGATGCGCAATGCGCTCGGTGTGGAGGAGGGGGGTTCCGGCGTGCCGCTGGACCGTGAGGCCTACCAGCGTTCGGTGGCGTTCTGGGAGAACAACGCCAACTGGCGGCCGTAA
- the ybaK gene encoding Cys-tRNA(Pro) deacylase has protein sequence MTPAITLLKREKIAHTVRSYVHDAHAESYGGEAVDKLGLDPAQVFKTLLASTETHELLVAIVPVAGQLDLKALAEAAGCRKCEMAAADAAQRATGYVVGGISPLGQKKRLRTFLDASAQVLPSLHVSAGRRGLEVELAPADLLRLTAGHYAAIGKAR, from the coding sequence ATGACTCCGGCCATCACCCTGCTCAAGCGCGAGAAGATCGCCCACACCGTACGCAGCTACGTGCACGATGCCCACGCCGAATCGTATGGTGGCGAGGCCGTCGACAAGCTGGGCCTCGATCCGGCACAGGTATTCAAGACCCTGCTGGCCAGCACCGAAACCCACGAGCTGCTGGTGGCGATCGTGCCGGTGGCCGGCCAGTTGGACCTGAAGGCGTTGGCGGAAGCAGCCGGCTGCCGGAAGTGTGAGATGGCCGCTGCCGACGCCGCCCAGCGCGCCACCGGCTACGTGGTCGGTGGCATCAGCCCGCTCGGGCAGAAGAAGCGCCTGCGCACGTTCCTGGATGCCAGTGCGCAGGTGTTGCCCAGCCTGCATGTCAGCGCCGGGCGTCGTGGACTGGAAGTGGAACTGGCGCCGGCCGACCTGCTGCGCCTTACGGCCGGCCATTACGCCGCCATCGGCAAGGCCCGCTGA
- a CDS encoding Nudix family hydrolase produces MPSPTRSIHVVAAVITDARGRVLLNRRTENRDMAGLWEFPGGKREAGETSAQALVRELREELGIEAEVGDWIMDVPQRYPDKHLTLEVRHVRSWKGTPRGREGQAITWVAQDKLGRYSMPPADLPVVAALREPDCYLVTPAPGEDEAGQRQWQERLQRAVSGGQQRIQLRLPLQHPRRQALIEQALRAHRRGVQWLLNRDIELARSLGVGVHLGSEQLLSLQARPLPDGQLVGASCHDLEQLQAAQRLGCDFAVLGPVQATASHPEATPLGWDAFAALRAQVSLPIYALGGMARGQVAEARRHGGQGIAAIRSLWPE; encoded by the coding sequence ATGCCTTCCCCCACCCGATCGATCCATGTCGTGGCGGCCGTCATCACCGACGCCCGTGGCCGCGTGCTGCTCAACCGTCGTACCGAGAACCGCGACATGGCCGGCCTGTGGGAGTTCCCCGGCGGCAAGCGCGAAGCGGGCGAAACCTCCGCGCAGGCCCTCGTGCGTGAACTGCGCGAGGAACTGGGCATCGAAGCCGAGGTCGGCGACTGGATCATGGACGTGCCACAGCGGTACCCGGACAAGCACCTGACGCTGGAGGTGCGGCACGTCCGCAGTTGGAAGGGCACGCCGCGCGGTCGCGAAGGCCAGGCCATCACCTGGGTCGCGCAGGACAAGCTCGGACGCTACTCGATGCCGCCGGCCGACCTGCCGGTGGTGGCGGCACTGCGCGAGCCCGACTGCTATCTGGTCACCCCTGCACCGGGTGAGGACGAGGCCGGTCAACGGCAGTGGCAGGAACGGCTGCAGCGCGCGGTCAGTGGCGGCCAGCAGCGCATCCAGCTGCGCCTGCCGCTGCAGCATCCTCGCCGTCAGGCCCTGATCGAGCAGGCGCTGCGTGCGCACCGGCGCGGGGTGCAGTGGCTGCTGAACCGCGATATCGAACTGGCGCGCTCGCTGGGTGTCGGCGTGCATCTGGGCAGCGAACAGCTGTTGTCCCTGCAGGCGCGACCGTTGCCGGATGGGCAGCTGGTGGGAGCCTCCTGCCACGATCTTGAGCAGCTGCAGGCCGCACAACGGCTGGGATGCGACTTCGCCGTGCTTGGGCCGGTGCAGGCGACCGCCAGCCATCCCGAGGCAACGCCGCTGGGCTGGGATGCGTTTGCCGCCCTGCGTGCACAGGTATCGCTGCCCATCTACGCGCTGGGTGGGATGGCACGCGGCCAGGTCGCTGAGGCGCGCCGCCATGGTGGGCAGGGCATCGCCGCCATCCGCAGCCTGTGGCCGGAGTAG
- a CDS encoding S9 family peptidase yields MSTHVRRNRRLTGLVLSMALLAVAPLAWAAAPQPAAAQAQGANGYELPSAELQAVVDAPRAPSLYLSPRRDVAALMQMPSLPSIQVVAQPELKLAGLRINPRTFSDSRFSFGEKLWLMSVADGRERQISGLPGTLSIASLAWSPDQKWLAFNQVDAASGANELWLVDVAAGSARRLVAGLNTVIGSGYQWLPDSRGLVVFTRPANLGAAPAADGIPTGPAVQQTSQGGGVVSIRTYQDLLKNEADARQFDYYATTQPMEVSLDGRTRAIGAAGIFMGFSVSPDGRFVLRQPVQRPYSYVVPVSSFPRRIEVIDRASGQLVHTVAVRPLVEGLPTGNDAEVTGVRDISWRGDADATLVWAEAQDGGDPNRDAKVRDAVLMQAAPFDRPPVTLAQLGSRLAGISWGRGDLALLTESWWKTRRTKTWLIAPDNAGAEPRLLWDRDAQDRYSDPGRPQLSSDDRGRSLLQTSPDGGSLYLVGAGASPEGDRPFVDRFDIASGKAIRLFHSQAPNYSVPVALLDNQGSSLLLSRESPDEPTNFHVQSLTDAGAASRALTHFPHPLPQLKGVQKEQIRYKRADGVDLTATLLLPPGYDPTRDGPRPLLMWAYPGEFKSAAAASQVTDSPYRFNAISYWGPQAFLAKGYVVLASPSMPIIGEGDKEPNDTYIEQLVANAQAAVDEVVRRGVTDRDHIAIGGHSYGAFMTANLLAHTRLFKAGIARSGAYNRTLTPFGFQAEERNYWQAQDVYQKMAPFNYADRIKDPILFIHGVDDNNSGTFPMQSERMFAAVKGLGGTARLVMLPNESHAYRARESIMTMLAESERWLEQTIGPAASGKAKKKR; encoded by the coding sequence ATGAGCACGCATGTACGCCGCAACCGGCGCTTGACCGGCCTGGTCCTGTCCATGGCCCTGTTGGCGGTGGCCCCGCTGGCCTGGGCGGCAGCGCCGCAGCCTGCGGCGGCCCAGGCCCAGGGGGCAAACGGCTACGAGCTGCCCTCGGCCGAGCTGCAGGCGGTGGTCGACGCCCCGCGTGCGCCCTCGCTGTACCTGTCGCCGCGCCGCGATGTGGCCGCGCTGATGCAGATGCCGTCGCTGCCGTCGATCCAGGTGGTGGCCCAGCCGGAACTGAAGCTGGCAGGCCTGCGCATCAACCCGCGCACGTTCTCCGACAGCCGTTTCAGCTTCGGCGAGAAGCTGTGGCTGATGAGCGTGGCCGACGGCAGGGAGCGGCAGATCAGCGGCCTGCCGGGCACGCTGTCGATTGCCAGCCTGGCATGGTCGCCGGACCAGAAGTGGCTGGCCTTCAACCAGGTCGACGCCGCCAGCGGCGCCAACGAACTATGGCTGGTGGATGTGGCCGCCGGCAGCGCCCGTCGCCTGGTCGCCGGCCTGAACACGGTGATCGGCAGCGGCTACCAGTGGCTGCCGGACAGCCGTGGTCTGGTGGTGTTCACCCGCCCGGCCAACCTCGGCGCCGCCCCGGCCGCCGACGGCATTCCCACCGGCCCCGCCGTGCAGCAGACCAGCCAGGGCGGCGGCGTGGTGTCGATCCGTACCTATCAGGACCTGCTGAAGAACGAGGCCGACGCGCGCCAGTTCGACTACTACGCCACCACCCAGCCGATGGAAGTCAGCCTGGATGGCCGCACCCGCGCGATCGGCGCGGCGGGCATCTTCATGGGCTTCTCGGTGTCGCCGGATGGCCGCTTCGTGCTGCGCCAGCCGGTGCAGCGGCCGTACTCCTATGTGGTGCCGGTCAGCAGCTTCCCGCGCCGCATTGAAGTGATCGACCGTGCCAGCGGCCAACTGGTGCACACCGTGGCCGTGCGCCCGCTGGTGGAAGGCCTGCCGACCGGCAACGACGCCGAAGTGACCGGCGTGCGCGACATCAGCTGGCGCGGCGATGCCGATGCCACACTGGTCTGGGCCGAAGCCCAGGACGGTGGTGATCCGAACCGCGACGCCAAGGTGCGCGACGCGGTGCTGATGCAGGCCGCCCCGTTCGACAGGCCGCCGGTGACGCTGGCCCAGCTCGGCAGCCGTCTGGCCGGCATCAGCTGGGGCCGTGGCGACCTGGCCCTGCTCACCGAGTCGTGGTGGAAGACCCGCAGGACCAAGACCTGGTTGATTGCCCCGGACAACGCCGGTGCCGAGCCGCGCCTGCTGTGGGATCGTGATGCGCAGGACCGCTATTCCGATCCTGGCCGGCCCCAGCTGTCCAGCGACGATCGCGGCCGCTCGCTGCTGCAGACCAGCCCCGATGGTGGCAGCCTGTATCTGGTTGGTGCCGGTGCTTCGCCGGAAGGTGACCGTCCGTTCGTGGACCGCTTCGACATCGCCAGCGGAAAGGCCATCCGCCTGTTCCACTCGCAGGCGCCGAACTATTCGGTGCCGGTGGCATTGCTGGACAACCAGGGCAGCTCGCTGCTGCTGAGCCGTGAAAGCCCGGACGAGCCGACCAACTTCCATGTGCAGTCGCTCACCGATGCCGGCGCGGCATCGCGCGCGCTGACCCACTTCCCGCATCCGCTGCCGCAGCTCAAGGGCGTGCAGAAGGAGCAGATCCGCTACAAGCGTGCCGACGGCGTGGACCTCACGGCCACGCTGCTGCTGCCGCCGGGCTACGATCCCACGCGCGACGGCCCGCGCCCGCTGCTGATGTGGGCCTACCCGGGCGAGTTCAAGAGCGCCGCGGCCGCCAGCCAGGTCACCGATTCGCCGTACCGTTTCAACGCGATCAGCTACTGGGGCCCGCAGGCCTTCCTGGCCAAGGGCTATGTGGTGCTGGCAAGTCCTTCGATGCCGATCATCGGCGAGGGCGACAAGGAACCCAACGACACCTATATCGAACAGCTGGTGGCCAATGCCCAGGCTGCGGTGGACGAAGTGGTGCGCCGTGGCGTGACCGACCGCGACCATATCGCCATCGGCGGCCATTCCTACGGTGCGTTCATGACCGCGAACCTGCTTGCGCATACGCGCCTGTTCAAGGCCGGCATCGCCCGCAGTGGTGCCTACAACCGTACGCTGACGCCGTTCGGCTTCCAGGCCGAAGAGCGCAACTACTGGCAGGCGCAGGACGTGTATCAGAAGATGGCGCCGTTCAACTATGCGGACCGGATCAAGGATCCGATCCTGTTCATTCACGGCGTGGATGACAACAATTCCGGCACCTTCCCGATGCAGAGCGAGCGCATGTTCGCCGCGGTGAAGGGACTCGGAGGGACGGCGCGCCTGGTGATGCTGCCGAACGAATCACACGCCTATCGTGCACGCGAATCGATCATGACCATGCTGGCCGAGAGCGAGCGCTGGCTGGAGCAGACCATCGGCCCGGCAGCCTCGGGCAAGGCGAAGAAGAAGCGCTGA